A genomic window from Bubalus bubalis isolate 160015118507 breed Murrah chromosome X, NDDB_SH_1, whole genome shotgun sequence includes:
- the LOC102392681 gene encoding LOW QUALITY PROTEIN: oxysterol-binding protein-related protein 1-like (The sequence of the model RefSeq protein was modified relative to this genomic sequence to represent the inferred CDS: substituted 1 base at 1 genomic stop codon) — MSEGKDSGGGDAFSKGIKKHRTSLPSPMFSRNDFSIWSSLRKCIRMELSKITMPVIFNEPLSFLQRLTDFMELEYLIHKASSFADPVERMHWGATFAVSAVASQWERIGKPFNPLLGETYELVRDDLGFRLISEQVSHHPPISAFHAEGLNNDFIFHGSIYPKLKFWGKSIEAEPKGNITLELLEHNEAYTRTNPTCCVQNIIVGKLWIEQYGNVEITNHKTGDKCMLNFKPCGLFGKELHIVESYIQDKSKKKLCALYGKWTECLYSVDLATFDAXQKNDKKNTEEKKNSKQVSASEESDEMPVPEFQSVFVIPGSVLLWQIAPQPPNSAQMYNFTSSALVLNEVDKEMESMLPKTDCRLRPDIRAMENREMDQASEEKKRLEEKQKVARKNRSKSEDWKTRWFHQGPNPYSGAQDWLYSGSYCDRNYFNLPDIY, encoded by the coding sequence ATGTCGGAAGGCAAGGACTCTGGTGGTGGAGACGCATTCTCCAAAGGCATCAAAAAACACAGAACAAGCCTGCCCTCCCCTATGTTTTCCAGAAATGACTTCAGTATCTGGAGCAGCCTCAGAAAATGTATCCGAATGGAACTCTCCAAGATCACCATGCCAGTTATATTTAATGAGCCTTTGAGCTTCCTCCAGCGACTCACTGATTTTATGGAGCTTGAGTACCTCATCCACAAGGCCAGTTCGTTTGCAGATCCTGTGGAAAGGATGCATTGGGGAGCTACCTTTGCTGTCTCTGCTGTTGCTTCTCAGTGGGAACGCATTGGAAAGCCTTTCAACCCACTTCTGGGAGAGACTTATGAATTAGTTCGAGATGACCTTGGTTTCAGACTCATCTCTGAGCAGGTCAGCCATCACCCACCCATTAGTGCATTTCATGCTGAAGGATTAAACAATGATTTCATCTTTCATGGCTCAATCTATCCCAAACTGAAGTTCTGGGGGAAAAGCATAGAAGCAGAACCCAAAGGAAACATAACACTGGAGCTTCTTGAACACAATGAAGCATATACGCGGACAAATCCTACCTGCTGTGTGCAAAACATCATTGTGGGAAAGCTCTGGATCGAGCAGTATGGGAATGTGGAGATCACAAACCACAAGACTGGGGACaaatgcatgttgaattttaagccatgtGGCCTTTTTGGTAAAGAATTACACATAGTTGAAAGCTACATTcaagataaaagcaaaaagaagctCTGTGCTCTCTACGGGAAGTGGACAGAATGTTTATACAGTGTTGACCTGGCCACATTTGATGCTTAGcaaaaaaatgataagaaaaatacTGAAGAGAAGAAGAACAGCAAACAGGTGAGTGCTTCTGAGGAGTCGGATGAAATGCCAGTGCCAGAATTCCAGAGCGTGTTTGTCATCCCTGGGAGCGTTCTCCTGTGGCAAATAGCCCCGCAGCCTCCGAATTCAGCCCAGATGTATAATTTTACTAGCTCTGCACTGGTTTTGAATGAAGTAGACAAGGAGATGGAGAGCATGCTTCCTAAGACAGACTGCAGGCTGCGACCTGACATCAGAGCCATGGAGAACAGGGAAATGGATCAAGCCAGTGAAGAAAAAAAGCGACTGGAGGAGAAACAAAAAGTGGCACGCAAGAACAGGTCCAAGTCAGAGGACTGGAAGACGAGGTGGTTCCATCAAGGCCCTAATCCCTACAGCGGAGCCCAGGACTGGCTTTATTCTGGAAGCTACTGTGACAGAAACTACTTCAATTTGCCTGACATTTACTAA
- the RNF113A gene encoding E3 ubiquitin-protein ligase RNF113A, with translation MAEQLSPGKTTDQVCTFLFKKPGRKVAAGRRKRPICNQESGDSSSSSDEGNTVVRPEKKRAVHNPMIQKTRGSGKQKVAYGDLSSEEEEENKSESLGVVYKSTRSAKPVGPEDMGATAVYELDTEKERDAQAIFERSQKIQEELRGKEDDKIYRGINNYQKYMKPKDTSMGNASSGMVRKGPIRAPEHLRATVRWDYQPDICKDYKETGFCGFGDSCKFLHDRSDYKHGWQIERELDEGRYGVYEDENYEVGSDEEEIPFKCFICRQTFQNPVVTKCRHYFCESCALQHFRTTPRCYVCDQQTNGVFNPAKELIAKLEKHRSAEGGGASDFPEDPDEDPVPIT, from the coding sequence ATGGCCGAGCAACTTTCCCCAGGAAAGACGACAGACCAGGTGTGCACCTTTCTTTTCAAAAAGCCTGGGCGAAAAGTGGCTGCAGGCCGCAGAAAGCGACCGATCTGCAACCAGGAGTCCggagacagcagcagcagcagtgacgaAGGGAACACCGTGGTTCGCCCGGAAAAGAAGCGAGCGGTCCACAATCCGATGATACAGAAGACCCGTGGCAGTGGTAAACAGAAGGTGGCATACGGCGACCTGAGtagcgaggaggaggaggagaacaaATCCGAGAGTCTCGGCGTGGTCTATAAGTCCACTCGCTCGGCGAAACCCGTGGGGCCAGAAGATATGGGGGCGACTGCTGTCTACGAGCTAGACACAGAGAAGGAGCGTGACGCACAAGCCATCTTTGAGCGCAGCCAGAAGATCCAGGAGGAGCTGAGGGGCAAGGAAGATGACAAGATCTATCGGGGAATCAATAATTATCAAAAATACATGAAACCCAAGGATACGTCTATGGGCAATGCTTCCTCCGGAATGGTGAGGAAGGGCCCCATCCGAGCTCCCGAGCATCTGCGTGCCACCGTGCGCTGGGATTACCAGCCCGACATTTGTAAGGACTACAAGGAGACTGGCTTTTGCGGCTTCGGAGACAGCTGCAAATTCCTCCATGACCGTTCAGATTACAAGCACGGGTGGCAGATCGAACGCGAGCTTGATGAGGGTCGCTATGGTGTCTATGAGGACGAAAACTATGAAGTGGGAAGCGATGAGGAGGAAATACCATTCAAGTGTTTCATCTGTCGCCAGACCTTCCAAAACCCAGTTGTCACCAAGTGCAGGCATTATTTCTGCGAGAGCTGCGCGCTGCAGCATTTCCGCACCACCCCGCGCTGCTATGTCTGTGACCAGCAGACCAATGGCGTCTTCAATCCAGCGAAAGAATTGATTGCTAAACTGGAGAAGCACCGATCTGCAGAAGGAGGTGGTGCTTCAGATTTCCCAGAAGACCCCGATGAGGATCCAGTTCCCATTACTTAA
- the NDUFA1 gene encoding NADH dehydrogenase [ubiquinone] 1 alpha subcomplex subunit 1 has translation MWFEVLPGIAVMGVCLFIPGMATARIHRFSNGGKEKRVAHYPYQWYLMERDRRVSGVNRSYVSKGLENID, from the exons ATGTGGTTCGAGGTTCTTCCCGGGATCGCCGTTATGGGCGTGTGCTTGTTCATCCCGGGAATGGCCACCGCGCGCATCCACAGGTTCAGTAACGGGGGCAAG GAAAAAAGGGTTGCCCATTATCCATATCAGTGGTATTTGATGGAAAGAGATAGGCGCGTCTCTGGAGTAAACCGTTCCTATGTGTCAAAG GGTTTGGAGAACATTGATTAA
- the AKAP14 gene encoding A-kinase anchor protein 14 isoform X1: protein MRSALIVKRGGEEGGQGGEEAGCGAGWPGVRLASWFTEKKMNGTKNVKFEKEANEDKGSTSQAMATEDPQDITKIALTLAKDAITAAVKSAEEAENPVKNIDWITHGEFTEEKGRQQVEEFVLNWEYQGCWEHYTEFLRREDVLHSFYYIYCVRWSIPTARRPTAQITASVYFTIKINKNKPLDTPIDVSYVFEGHSLVHRPGEIRFREKWLRDIIEAKYVLMNPNIFQFNSIGIF from the exons ATGAGGTCAGCACTCATTGTGAAGcgtggaggggaggaaggagggcaggGTGGAGAAGAGGCAGGCTGTGGAGCTGGATGGCCTGGTGTGAGGTTGGCTTCCTGGTTCAC tgaaaagaaaatgaatgggaCCAAAAATGTCAAATTTGAGAAGGAAGCAAATGAGGATAAAGGTTCTACAAGCCAGGCGATGGCTACAGAAGATCCTCAAGACATAACAAAAATAGCTCTAACTTTAGCCAAGGATGCCATCACTGCTGCTGTCAAATCTGCAGAAG AAGCTGAAAACCCCGTCAAAAATATCGATTGGATCACCCATGGTGAGTTCACAGAAGAAAAGGGCCGTCAACAAGTTGAGGAGTTTGTTTTG AATTGGGAGTATCAAGGCTGCTGGGAGCACTACACAGAGTTTTTAAGGAGGGAAGATGTGCTTCACAGCTTCTACTACATCTACTGTGTACGGTGGAGCATCCCAACTGCTCGGAGACCCACAGCCCAAATCACTGCCAGTGTGTACTTCACCATCAAGATCAACAAAAACAAACCTCTG GACACACCCATtgatgtctcttatgtctttgAGGGCCATTCATTAGTTCACAG ACCAGGAGAGATTCGCTTTCGAGAAAAATGGCTAAGGGACATTATTGAGGCCAAATATGTTTTAATGAATCCAAATATCTTCCAATTCAACAGTATTGGAATCTTCTAG
- the AKAP14 gene encoding A-kinase anchor protein 14 isoform X2 has product MNGTKNVKFEKEANEDKGSTSQAMATEDPQDITKIALTLAKDAITAAVKSAEEAENPVKNIDWITHGEFTEEKGRQQVEEFVLNWEYQGCWEHYTEFLRREDVLHSFYYIYCVRWSIPTARRPTAQITASVYFTIKINKNKPLDTPIDVSYVFEGHSLVHRPGEIRFREKWLRDIIEAKYVLMNPNIFQFNSIGIF; this is encoded by the exons atgaatgggaCCAAAAATGTCAAATTTGAGAAGGAAGCAAATGAGGATAAAGGTTCTACAAGCCAGGCGATGGCTACAGAAGATCCTCAAGACATAACAAAAATAGCTCTAACTTTAGCCAAGGATGCCATCACTGCTGCTGTCAAATCTGCAGAAG AAGCTGAAAACCCCGTCAAAAATATCGATTGGATCACCCATGGTGAGTTCACAGAAGAAAAGGGCCGTCAACAAGTTGAGGAGTTTGTTTTG AATTGGGAGTATCAAGGCTGCTGGGAGCACTACACAGAGTTTTTAAGGAGGGAAGATGTGCTTCACAGCTTCTACTACATCTACTGTGTACGGTGGAGCATCCCAACTGCTCGGAGACCCACAGCCCAAATCACTGCCAGTGTGTACTTCACCATCAAGATCAACAAAAACAAACCTCTG GACACACCCATtgatgtctcttatgtctttgAGGGCCATTCATTAGTTCACAG ACCAGGAGAGATTCGCTTTCGAGAAAAATGGCTAAGGGACATTATTGAGGCCAAATATGTTTTAATGAATCCAAATATCTTCCAATTCAACAGTATTGGAATCTTCTAG